TTATTTTGTGCACTATTTGTTCTATTTTATCTCCAGTACCAACCGGAACAGTTGATTTGGTTGCTAAAATAAAATATTTATTTTTATCTCTTAAATTTTTACAAATTTCATTTATCGCTTCAAATATATATTTTAAATCAGCTTTCTCACTATTATTTGATTGTGGAGTTCCAACAGCTAATATAACAATATCAGCTTCATTTATACAAGAATAGGATGTGGTGAAAGTGAGATTTTCATTAACTACTTCTAAAAATAATTGCTCAATATTATTTTCATATATTGGCAAAATACCATTTTGTAAAGAATGAATTTTACTTTTATTAATATCTACACAAGTAACATTGTGGCCTAGTTTAGCAAACCCAATACCGCTAGGTAATCCTACATAACCAGTTCCTATAATAGCTATATTCAACAAACTCTCCAATTTTGAAAAACTTTTATTTTCAATACAAAAATGTATTAAAATATCTATAGAATAATTGTTTATAAATATTTTAGTTTTTTGTATATTGGGGGGGGGTATTTTTTATAATATCTTATTAACTATTTTTAATAACTTTATGCTTTAATTTCAAATCATATTTTTAATTTTAATACATTTTTGTATTGAAAATAAAAGTTTTTCAGATTCATGTAAGGTAAATTATGAAAAATATATTAATTGTTTTTGGAACTAGACCTGAGGCTATAAAAATGGTTCCTTTAATTAAAAAATTGCAAAAAAATAGCATATTTAATGCCAAAGTTTGCGTTACAGCACAGCATAGAGAAATGTTAGATCAAGTTTTAGATTTTTTCGAAATTCAACCTGACTTTGATTTAAATATAATGTCGCATAATCAAACTTTAACTACTATAACAAATAAAATTTTAAATGGATTGGATGAAATTTATAAAACTTATAAACCAGAAATAATATTAGTTCATGGAGATACAACAACAGCTATGGTGACTGCTATAAGTGCGTTTTATAATAAAATAAAAATAGCACATATTGAAGCAGGTCTTAGAACAAATAATATATACTCACCATATCCAGAAGAAGCTAATAGACAAATAATAAGTGTATTGGCAAATTATCATTTTTCACCGACAATTTTAACTAAACAAAATTTGATAAAAGAGAATAAAAATGAGAGTGAAATAATGGTGGTTGGAAATACGGTGATTGATACTTTATTGGACACTATTAGTATAATAAACAATAATGCTGACAAGAAAAATAAAATAATTCAAGAAATTTCACAAGAATATAATTTGAGCAATAAGAAATTTATTTTAGTTACAGGTCACAGAAGAGAAAATTTTGGGCAAGGCTTTGTAAATATTTGTGAAGCGTTAAAAAAAATTGCATTATCACACCCGAATATTGATATAGTTTATCCTGTTCATTTAAATCCAAATGTACAAGAACCTGTAAATAAAATACTTAATAATCTTAAAAATGTATTTTTAATAAAACCTTTAAAATATGAAAATTTCGTATATTTAATGAGTAAATGTTATTTTATAATTACCGATTCTGGTGGTATTCAAGAAGAAGCCCCGACTTTTAATAAACCTGTCTTATTGCTACGTGAAAATACAGAAAGACCAGAGGCGTTAAATTCAGGCGGTGTTAAATTAGTGGGCTCCAATAAAGAATTAATAGTAAAAAGTACTAACGAGCTTATCAACAATATTGACAATATATATAAGCATATGTCAAACATTGAAAATCCATATGGAGATGGTAAGGCAAGTGAAAAAATAATTGAATTTTTAAGGAGTAAATTAATATGAAAATTTGTGTTATAGGATTAGGCTATATAGGGCTACCAACAGCAGCAATGTTTGCAAAAAATACTAATAATTTTATACTAGGTATTGATATAAATAAAAATGTAGTAGATACTATCAATAAAGGTAAAATTCATATAGTAGAGCCTGGTCTAGAAGAAATTGTTAAAGAAGTAATATTAAATAATAAACTAAAAGCTAGTATGGAAATAGAAGAAGCTGATGTTTTTATTATTTGTGTTCCAACACCATTTGACAATGAACAACTTAAACCAATTACAGACTATATCAAGAGTGCAGTTAGTGAAATAGCAAAAGTTATTAAAAAAAATGACTTAGTCATTTTAGAATCAACATCTCCAATAGGCACAACAGAAAAAATTTCCAAATGGATTCAAGAACTAAGACCCGATTTAGTGTGCCCACACACTAATGAAAATTCTGATGTTTACATAGCTCATTGTCCTGAAAGAGTAATACCAGGATATGTTTTAAAAGAAATTATAAACAATGATAGGATAATAGGTGGACTAACAAATAAATCTACCGACAAAACAATAGAGCTGTACAAACAGTTAGTAAAAGGTGAATGTATACCTACAAATGCCAAAACTGCTGAGATGTCAAAATTAGTAGAAAATGCTTCAAGAGATGTTCAAATTGCATTTGCCAATGAACTTTCTATGATATGTGACGACTTTGGAATTAATATATGGGAATTGATTTCTTTAGCCAATAAACACCCTAGAGTAAATATCTTAAACCCAGGTTGTGGTGTTGGAGGACATTGCATAGCAGTTGATCCTTGGTTTATAGTAAATGCTGCACCATTAAAAAGCAAACTTATAAAAACTGCAAGGGATATAAACAATTATAAAACAGACTATGTTATAGAGCAAATTATTCAACAAGCTAATAAGTTAAATACTAAACAAATCACTTGCTTAGGGCTAGCTTTTAAGCCTGATATTGATGATTTAAGAGAAAGTCCAGCTGTAAAAATAGTTGAAAAATTATTTAGTCTAGGTTATGAATTAAAAGCTGTTGAACCTAATATTGAAAAACTACCAGAAAAATTGCAAGATAA
This is a stretch of genomic DNA from Campylobacter sp. RM12651. It encodes these proteins:
- the wecB gene encoding UDP-N-acetylglucosamine 2-epimerase (non-hydrolyzing), whose protein sequence is MKNILIVFGTRPEAIKMVPLIKKLQKNSIFNAKVCVTAQHREMLDQVLDFFEIQPDFDLNIMSHNQTLTTITNKILNGLDEIYKTYKPEIILVHGDTTTAMVTAISAFYNKIKIAHIEAGLRTNNIYSPYPEEANRQIISVLANYHFSPTILTKQNLIKENKNESEIMVVGNTVIDTLLDTISIINNNADKKNKIIQEISQEYNLSNKKFILVTGHRRENFGQGFVNICEALKKIALSHPNIDIVYPVHLNPNVQEPVNKILNNLKNVFLIKPLKYENFVYLMSKCYFIITDSGGIQEEAPTFNKPVLLLRENTERPEALNSGGVKLVGSNKELIVKSTNELINNIDNIYKHMSNIENPYGDGKASEKIIEFLRSKLI
- the wecC gene encoding UDP-N-acetyl-D-mannosamine dehydrogenase: MKICVIGLGYIGLPTAAMFAKNTNNFILGIDINKNVVDTINKGKIHIVEPGLEEIVKEVILNNKLKASMEIEEADVFIICVPTPFDNEQLKPITDYIKSAVSEIAKVIKKNDLVILESTSPIGTTEKISKWIQELRPDLVCPHTNENSDVYIAHCPERVIPGYVLKEIINNDRIIGGLTNKSTDKTIELYKQLVKGECIPTNAKTAEMSKLVENASRDVQIAFANELSMICDDFGINIWELISLANKHPRVNILNPGCGVGGHCIAVDPWFIVNAAPLKSKLIKTARDINNYKTDYVIEQIIQQANKLNTKQITCLGLAFKPDIDDLRESPAVKIVEKLFSLGYELKAVEPNIEKLPEKLQDKCQLIKIDELDDTFKVILVAHKEFRLIKNKLKSNCLSYCSI